From one Marinobacter sp. LV10MA510-1 genomic stretch:
- a CDS encoding transcriptional regulator, which produces MEPIEFWLNLPGCAIFYACASNIGFMMKMTVSSVEQAGMLVRAVRKSQSLRQDDLAGSAGVGHVFVRDAERGKETIEFGRFLRLLDELGIRVTFDIPESALLQYEQLKATGMKRLPPRERKREAEDSSPISSSRKT; this is translated from the coding sequence ATGGAACCCATCGAATTTTGGCTTAATTTGCCAGGCTGCGCTATATTCTATGCATGCGCATCGAATATAGGTTTTATGATGAAAATGACCGTGTCTAGCGTTGAGCAGGCTGGAATGCTTGTCCGGGCAGTGCGAAAAAGCCAATCCCTGAGGCAAGATGACCTGGCAGGAAGTGCCGGTGTCGGTCACGTCTTCGTGCGTGATGCCGAGCGAGGTAAGGAGACCATTGAATTCGGTCGTTTTCTACGCTTACTCGACGAGTTAGGAATCCGCGTGACGTTCGACATACCCGAGTCAGCTTTGCTGCAATACGAACAACTGAAAGCGACGGGAATGAAGCGACTCCCACCTCGCGAAAGAAAACGAGAAGCAGAGGATTCAAGCCCAATCTCATCGAGCCGTAAAACATGA
- the lpxB gene encoding lipid-A-disaccharide synthase → MQNPESCITFGIIAGEASGDILGAGLIRSLRKRYPNARFAGIGGEEMMAEGFQSLVPMERLSVMGLVEVLGRIGELVRIRRRLLDFFLTTPPAVVIGIDSPDFTLAVERRCREAGIPAVHYVSPSVWAWRKKRIFKIAKSVDLMLTLFPFETDIYHQHNIPVAFVGHPLADRIPMRPDTAQARADLGLELAKPVLAILPGSRGGEVERLGTLFLEAARWLQQRIPDLQLVIPCANREREKQIRGITEALALSLPVTIVKGRSREVMAASDVVLLASGTATLEAMLLKKPMVVGYRLSDFSYKILSRMVQIPHIALPNLLARQELVPELLQDAATPEALGAAVLSQLEDTSEREQLIEAFTELHLTLRQNADEQAATAIAALLAGDYDDKARLLET, encoded by the coding sequence TTGCAAAATCCCGAATCCTGCATCACCTTTGGCATCATTGCCGGTGAAGCCTCTGGTGATATCCTAGGTGCAGGATTGATTCGCTCCCTGCGCAAACGCTACCCCAACGCCCGCTTTGCCGGTATTGGCGGCGAAGAAATGATGGCCGAAGGCTTCCAGTCCCTGGTGCCCATGGAACGCTTGAGCGTGATGGGTCTGGTGGAAGTGCTGGGTCGTATTGGTGAGCTGGTGCGCATTCGCCGCCGCCTACTGGATTTCTTCCTGACTACGCCTCCTGCAGTGGTCATCGGTATCGATTCCCCGGATTTCACTTTGGCGGTAGAACGCCGCTGCCGCGAGGCAGGCATACCGGCGGTGCATTACGTCAGCCCATCGGTGTGGGCCTGGCGTAAAAAGCGCATCTTCAAGATCGCCAAATCCGTCGACTTAATGCTGACCCTGTTTCCGTTCGAAACCGACATTTATCACCAGCATAATATACCTGTGGCCTTTGTTGGCCATCCTCTGGCAGACCGTATACCCATGCGGCCAGATACCGCCCAGGCACGGGCAGACTTGGGGCTGGAACTCGCCAAGCCCGTTCTGGCCATATTGCCAGGGAGCCGTGGGGGAGAAGTGGAGCGTTTGGGTACACTTTTTTTAGAGGCTGCGCGCTGGCTGCAGCAGCGCATTCCCGATTTGCAACTGGTAATCCCTTGTGCCAACCGTGAGCGCGAAAAGCAGATTCGTGGCATCACTGAAGCTCTGGCGCTGAGCTTGCCGGTGACCATTGTGAAAGGCCGTTCCCGGGAAGTCATGGCGGCCTCTGATGTGGTTTTACTGGCTTCTGGCACCGCGACCCTGGAAGCCATGCTGCTGAAAAAGCCCATGGTGGTGGGTTACCGACTTAGTGACTTCAGCTACAAAATACTGTCGCGCATGGTGCAGATACCCCACATCGCTTTACCTAACTTACTCGCTCGCCAGGAACTGGTGCCAGAACTGCTGCAAGACGCCGCTACGCCGGAAGCCTTGGGAGCAGCCGTACTCAGCCAGCTTGAAGACACCTCAGAGCGCGAGCAGCTGATTGAAGCCTTCACCGAGCTTCACCTGACCCTGCGGCAGAACGCTGATGAGCAGGCGGCCACGGCCATTGCGGCTTTGCTGGCAGGTGACTACGACGACAAGGCGCGATTGCTTGAAACTTGA
- a CDS encoding HipA domain-containing protein: MRSLVVYHNGATVGLLSEQENIWEFSYADDWLSFVDGFDLSPALSRDEKTIKDGSSTRPVQWYFDNLLPEETLRQVVAKEAGLKWEDSFGLLEYYGAESAGALVLLEHECSLDLPTGRRKLTNNQLSQRIGNLSRSSLQKDSPKRMSLAGAQHKMLIVLDGDEIYEPEAGTPSTHILKPNHPGPDYPASVMNEYFIMRLAREMKLDVPDVSMRYVPEPVYIIERFDRWSDVAGVVHRIHVIDTCQLLNRDRTFKYTGANTESLNKAILKCRGKAVARLGLFRWLIFNVLTGNGDNHLKNISFIVDWEGIRVAPAYDLLATAVYETRALASENARWPSSELALQISDDSKSFGAVTFKDLVSAGLALGLAKGTVSREITRQLDTILPTAHNLYKRICEEHGRLVEKSPDPAEAKKHWGIEQKLILSILHIVLNDMEQSLRASAALENTSSTLRWHR, translated from the coding sequence ATGAGAAGCCTGGTGGTTTATCACAACGGAGCAACGGTAGGCCTCCTGTCTGAGCAAGAAAACATCTGGGAATTTTCATACGCTGACGACTGGTTGTCATTCGTGGATGGGTTCGATCTTTCTCCGGCACTATCTAGAGATGAAAAAACCATCAAAGATGGCTCATCAACGCGCCCCGTCCAGTGGTACTTTGACAACCTTCTGCCAGAAGAGACTTTGCGCCAGGTCGTCGCAAAAGAAGCAGGGCTGAAGTGGGAAGATTCCTTTGGTCTTTTGGAGTACTACGGCGCCGAGTCTGCCGGCGCTCTGGTTTTACTCGAACACGAATGTTCGTTAGATCTTCCAACTGGGCGCAGGAAGCTAACCAACAACCAGCTGAGTCAACGAATCGGAAATCTTTCCAGATCCTCTCTACAGAAAGACTCTCCAAAGCGGATGTCGCTGGCCGGCGCTCAACACAAGATGTTGATCGTTCTGGACGGGGACGAAATCTATGAGCCGGAAGCGGGCACGCCGTCCACACATATTCTGAAGCCCAATCATCCGGGGCCAGACTATCCAGCCTCGGTAATGAATGAATATTTTATTATGCGACTTGCTCGGGAAATGAAGCTGGATGTCCCTGATGTCAGCATGCGTTATGTGCCCGAACCTGTGTACATCATTGAGCGGTTTGATCGGTGGTCCGATGTGGCGGGCGTGGTTCATCGCATTCATGTGATCGACACTTGCCAGCTCTTAAACAGAGACAGGACCTTCAAATACACCGGCGCAAATACAGAGTCCCTCAATAAAGCAATTTTGAAATGCCGAGGCAAAGCTGTTGCTCGTTTGGGATTATTCCGTTGGTTAATTTTTAATGTTCTGACGGGCAACGGTGACAATCATCTGAAGAACATATCGTTCATTGTTGATTGGGAAGGCATTCGTGTGGCCCCCGCTTATGATCTTTTGGCGACAGCTGTTTATGAGACGAGAGCCCTTGCCTCAGAAAATGCACGATGGCCGTCATCTGAACTGGCGCTTCAAATCAGTGACGATTCCAAGAGCTTCGGCGCAGTCACTTTCAAAGATCTGGTGAGTGCCGGTCTGGCACTGGGGTTGGCGAAGGGTACCGTGTCGCGGGAAATTACCCGTCAGCTTGATACCATCCTTCCAACTGCCCACAACCTTTATAAAAGAATTTGTGAGGAGCATGGGAGATTGGTTGAGAAGTCGCCCGATCCGGCCGAGGCCAAAAAGCATTGGGGCATCGAGCAGAAGCTGATTCTATCTATCCTGCATATTGTCCTAAACGACATGGAACAGAGCCTTCGCGCTAGTGCTGCGCTTGAAAACACATCTTCCACCTTACGTTGGCACAGATGA
- the lpxD gene encoding UDP-3-O-(3-hydroxymyristoyl)glucosamine N-acyltransferase, with amino-acid sequence MTAPSYLLGDIARELGADLRGDPQQRITGLATLQCAGPEQISFLANPSYGKHVATSQAGAIIVSPEFAALATCSALVMDNPYLGYARLSHWFDTAPKAPTGVHPSAVIDPSAGIGVGASIGAQVVIEADVDIGEGVVVGHGCVIGARTRIGRDSLLRPRVTLAHDVVIGQRCHILSGAVIGSDGFGFANERGVWHRIAQIGRVVLGNDVEVGANTTIDRGALDDTVIGDGVKLDNLIQIAHNVHIGDHSAMAAKVGISGSTRIGSHCVFGGAAGVAGHLTISDGVQLTGMTLVTGDISEPGVYSSGTSAETNRQWRKNAVRFRQLDAMARRLKELEKKSEG; translated from the coding sequence ATGACAGCACCGTCTTATCTGCTGGGTGATATCGCCCGCGAGCTGGGCGCAGACCTGAGGGGTGATCCGCAACAGCGCATCACCGGATTGGCCACCTTGCAGTGCGCAGGCCCCGAGCAAATCAGTTTCCTGGCGAACCCGTCTTACGGCAAACACGTTGCCACCAGCCAGGCTGGTGCCATTATTGTTTCGCCTGAATTTGCGGCGTTGGCCACCTGCAGCGCGCTAGTGATGGATAATCCCTATCTGGGCTACGCCCGTTTGAGCCATTGGTTTGATACTGCGCCGAAAGCGCCCACCGGCGTTCATCCCAGCGCGGTGATTGACCCTTCCGCCGGCATAGGGGTCGGGGCCAGTATTGGTGCTCAAGTAGTTATTGAAGCGGATGTAGACATTGGCGAAGGCGTGGTTGTTGGCCACGGCTGCGTGATTGGCGCCCGCACCCGTATTGGGCGCGACAGCCTTCTGCGACCTCGGGTGACTTTGGCTCACGACGTGGTTATAGGGCAGCGTTGCCACATTCTCAGCGGCGCGGTGATTGGTTCGGACGGCTTCGGTTTTGCCAACGAGCGGGGTGTTTGGCACCGCATTGCACAGATTGGCCGGGTAGTTCTGGGTAATGATGTAGAAGTGGGCGCTAACACCACCATTGACCGCGGAGCGCTGGACGACACGGTGATTGGCGATGGCGTAAAACTTGATAACCTGATCCAGATCGCCCACAACGTTCACATAGGCGATCACAGCGCGATGGCCGCTAAAGTGGGTATTTCCGGCAGCACCCGCATTGGCAGCCACTGCGTATTCGGCGGTGCGGCCGGCGTAGCCGGACATCTGACCATCAGCGATGGCGTGCAGCTCACGGGTATGACACTGGTCACCGGTGACATCAGCGAACCTGGCGTGTATTCGTCTGGAACCAGCGCAGAAACCAACCGGCAATGGCGCAAAAACGCAGTGCGTTTCCGTCAGCTGGACGCCATGGCCAGACGGCTAAAAGAATTGGAAAAGAAATCAGAGGGCTGA
- the bamA gene encoding outer membrane protein assembly factor BamA, producing MRLTLLGLAVGLTVATLGIKPALADTFTVSDIEVEGLQRVSAGTVFGSFPINIGEQVDGTELAAAIKSLFGTGLFTDIQASRDSGALILTVRERPSISAINIDGNKNIETDILTGALSGAGLEEGQVFRRATLERLELEILRSYIGQGRYNARVKATANELPSNRVDVSLDINEGSVAAIHHINLVGNQEFSDEELKDLLELQSTGWWNSLTNSDKYARERLSGDLETLRSFYLDRGYLDFNVESSQVSISPDKQKVFIVIALNEGRQYTLSDIRLRGNLIVPEQELRDLIPVTVGDVFSRAQMTAISESLSFRLGREGYAFADVNAVPETSEDGTAAVTFFVEPGKRAYVRRVNFSGNVSTRDDVLRQEMTQMEGGIASSDRIEYSKVQLERLGFFKGVNVETVPVPGTDDLVDVNYSVEEQPTGSLSASVGFSQDSGIILGASVSENNFFGTGKRVSFGVNFSDSVKSANVSYLDPYYTVDGVSRGFSVFARETDYEEEDISSYLLDEYGTRVTFGYPIDNITRLNFGAGYTLSKVKEGIFSAQEVSDFIDEEGDAFNNFFLFGSWRQSTLNRGILPSDGYSQSLSLDVAVPGSDLTFYKVGHKTDFYFPLTDSQNWVLRTRTEIGYGDGYGDRTVMPFYEHYYSGGFGSVRGFRANSLGPRETPRGTSNGGLRDFSDPDPFGGNLLTEAGVELILPTPFAGDTRSMRTSIFLDGGQVFDTDRDFGPELGEVRFSAGIGFQWITAVGPLAFSLAKPLNDKPGDDTQVFQFSLGQTF from the coding sequence ATGAGACTTACTCTTCTAGGTTTAGCCGTTGGCTTGACAGTGGCCACACTCGGTATAAAGCCCGCGCTTGCGGACACATTCACGGTATCTGACATTGAAGTGGAAGGCCTTCAGCGCGTATCTGCGGGTACGGTTTTTGGTTCCTTCCCGATCAATATTGGCGAACAGGTTGACGGCACCGAACTGGCAGCGGCCATAAAATCGCTGTTCGGCACCGGTCTGTTCACCGATATCCAGGCAAGCCGCGATTCCGGTGCACTGATTTTGACTGTGCGCGAGCGCCCGTCGATCAGCGCTATCAACATTGACGGCAACAAGAATATAGAAACCGATATTCTTACAGGCGCGCTTTCGGGCGCAGGCCTCGAAGAAGGCCAGGTATTCCGCCGTGCAACACTCGAACGGCTAGAGCTGGAAATTCTGCGCTCTTACATTGGTCAGGGCCGGTACAACGCCCGTGTGAAAGCAACGGCCAATGAGCTACCCAGTAACCGTGTTGACGTCAGTCTGGATATCAACGAGGGCAGTGTTGCCGCGATTCATCACATTAATCTGGTCGGCAACCAGGAGTTTAGCGATGAAGAGCTAAAAGACTTGCTTGAGCTGCAAAGCACTGGCTGGTGGAACTCCCTCACTAACTCTGATAAATACGCCCGTGAGCGTTTGAGTGGCGATCTGGAAACCCTGCGCTCTTTTTACCTGGACCGTGGTTACCTCGATTTCAACGTCGAGTCCAGCCAAGTGTCCATATCGCCAGACAAACAAAAGGTGTTCATCGTTATCGCACTGAACGAAGGCCGCCAGTACACGCTGTCTGACATTCGCCTGCGGGGCAACCTTATTGTGCCGGAGCAGGAATTGCGTGATCTGATCCCGGTAACAGTGGGTGACGTGTTTTCACGGGCCCAGATGACCGCTATTTCCGAAAGTTTGTCATTCCGCCTGGGTCGCGAAGGTTACGCGTTTGCCGATGTGAACGCGGTGCCTGAAACGTCCGAAGACGGCACTGCAGCGGTGACCTTCTTTGTTGAGCCGGGCAAGCGCGCCTACGTGCGCCGGGTAAATTTCTCTGGCAACGTGTCCACTCGCGACGATGTGCTGCGCCAGGAAATGACCCAGATGGAAGGGGGCATTGCTTCTTCTGACCGGATTGAATACTCCAAAGTCCAGCTTGAGCGCCTGGGCTTTTTTAAAGGCGTGAATGTGGAGACCGTGCCGGTACCCGGCACAGATGATCTGGTCGATGTAAACTACAGCGTTGAAGAGCAGCCCACCGGCAGCCTGTCCGCCTCTGTTGGCTTCTCTCAGGATTCTGGCATTATCCTTGGCGCCAGCGTGTCTGAAAATAACTTTTTCGGAACCGGTAAGCGAGTATCGTTTGGGGTGAACTTCAGCGACTCTGTCAAGAGCGCCAACGTGTCTTACCTCGATCCGTACTACACCGTTGACGGTGTCAGCCGCGGTTTCAGTGTGTTTGCCCGTGAAACGGACTACGAAGAAGAAGATATCTCATCTTACTTGCTGGATGAGTATGGTACGCGCGTCACCTTCGGCTACCCCATTGATAACATTACGCGCTTGAACTTCGGCGCCGGTTACACCCTGTCAAAAGTGAAAGAAGGCATCTTCAGCGCCCAGGAAGTGAGCGATTTTATTGACGAAGAGGGTGACGCCTTCAATAACTTTTTCCTTTTTGGCAGCTGGCGCCAAAGCACCCTGAACCGCGGTATTCTTCCTTCGGACGGCTATAGCCAGTCGTTGTCGCTGGACGTCGCGGTGCCGGGTAGTGATCTGACCTTCTATAAGGTTGGGCACAAAACCGACTTCTACTTCCCGTTGACTGACTCCCAGAATTGGGTTCTGCGCACCCGCACCGAAATCGGTTACGGTGACGGCTATGGCGATCGAACGGTCATGCCGTTTTACGAGCATTATTATTCCGGTGGTTTCGGTTCGGTTCGCGGTTTCCGCGCCAACTCGCTTGGGCCCCGCGAAACGCCCCGCGGAACGTCCAATGGGGGTCTCCGAGATTTTTCTGATCCCGATCCGTTCGGTGGTAACCTGCTGACTGAGGCTGGCGTAGAGTTGATACTGCCGACGCCTTTTGCTGGTGATACCCGGTCTATGCGTACCTCGATATTTCTTGATGGTGGGCAGGTATTTGATACCGACCGCGATTTTGGTCCGGAATTGGGTGAAGTGCGCTTTTCTGCGGGTATTGGCTTCCAGTGGATTACTGCGGTGGGTCCTTTGGCGTTCAGCCTGGCTAAACCGTTGAACGACAAACCCGGCGACGATACCCAAGTGTTCCAGTTCTCACTGGGCCAGACTTTCTAG
- the rnhB gene encoding ribonuclease HII, with translation MAIKTPFLPFVCDYQGELLAGVDEVGRGPLIGAVVTAAVILDPARPIKGLADSKKLSEKKRNQLFDEIIEKATAWSLGRCEADEIDRLNIFQATMVAMTRAVEGLSPQPEYVLVDGNRCPDWRWPAAAVVKGDMRIAAISAASILAKVTRDRELQTLDQLYPGYGLAQHKGYPTATHMEALARLGATSQHRRSFRPVREALNTVGDFNPDAQDDLFV, from the coding sequence ATGGCTATTAAAACCCCCTTTCTTCCGTTTGTGTGTGACTACCAGGGCGAACTTCTGGCCGGCGTTGACGAAGTAGGGCGTGGCCCCCTGATCGGCGCGGTCGTCACCGCTGCGGTGATCCTGGACCCGGCTCGGCCCATAAAAGGCCTGGCCGATTCGAAAAAGCTTAGCGAAAAAAAGCGCAACCAACTGTTCGACGAAATCATTGAAAAAGCCACCGCTTGGAGCCTTGGGCGCTGCGAAGCCGATGAGATTGATCGCTTGAACATCTTCCAGGCCACCATGGTGGCCATGACCCGCGCCGTTGAGGGGCTGAGCCCGCAACCTGAGTATGTGTTGGTAGATGGCAACCGCTGCCCTGATTGGCGCTGGCCCGCTGCGGCCGTGGTGAAAGGCGATATGCGAATAGCCGCCATAAGCGCCGCATCGATTCTGGCGAAAGTAACCCGGGATCGCGAACTGCAGACGTTAGACCAGCTTTACCCGGGATACGGCCTGGCCCAACACAAAGGCTACCCAACCGCGACCCACATGGAAGCGCTGGCACGCCTGGGCGCCACATCCCAGCATCGCCGCTCGTTTCGCCCGGTCAGAGAAGCTCTGAACACCGTCGGCGACTTTAATCCCGACGCACAAGACGATTTGTTTGTATAA
- the fabZ gene encoding 3-hydroxyacyl-ACP dehydratase FabZ codes for MMYIKEILEYLPHRYPFLLVDRVTNIESGKFIKGYKNISFNEQYFAGHFPDNPIMPGVLIIEAMAQLSGILGFVTVGRKPTDGLVQYLAGASKVRFKRPVLPGDQLCMESEVMSTKRGIWKFECRALVNNEVVCIAEILTAEREI; via the coding sequence ATGATGTATATTAAAGAAATTCTTGAATACTTGCCTCACCGCTACCCGTTTTTGCTGGTGGACCGGGTAACTAACATTGAAAGCGGCAAGTTCATCAAGGGCTACAAAAACATCTCGTTTAACGAGCAGTATTTTGCAGGCCATTTTCCTGACAACCCGATTATGCCGGGCGTGTTGATTATAGAAGCCATGGCCCAGTTGTCCGGTATTCTGGGTTTTGTCACGGTAGGCCGCAAACCGACTGATGGGCTGGTTCAGTATCTGGCGGGTGCCAGCAAAGTGCGTTTCAAGCGCCCGGTGCTGCCAGGCGACCAGCTATGCATGGAGTCTGAAGTTATGTCGACCAAGCGTGGCATCTGGAAATTCGAGTGCCGCGCCCTGGTTAATAACGAAGTGGTCTGTATCGCAGAAATCCTGACCGCGGAGCGAGAAATTTGA
- the rseP gene encoding RIP metalloprotease RseP, with product MQIIETILSLALTLGILVTIHEYGHFWVARRFGVKVLRFSVGFGKPIWSWYDRHGTEFAVAAIPLGGYVKMLDAREGTVPPELSDQAFTSKSPYQRIAIAAAGPAANFIFAIAAYWLLAVVGVTTVAPIIGSVAPGSVAERVGLAPGMELTEVDGHGVSSWRSVNMRLLERAGEHGTVTFAVTSGQGQGLFQGELGGWKLSTDTPDPLSEFGIVPDRPAIPPVLGMISADGRASAAGLQPGDRIIAVDGEPIENWFGLVERVRQSPEQSLVLRFEREGAERELSIVPAAKTTDDGEIIGLIGAGVQVPEWPEGSLREISYGPLAAFPIAVEETWADTRLTLVAIKKMLTGLLSPSNLSGPITIARVAEASVSSGFEDFVRFLAYLSVSLGVLNLLPVPVLDGGHILYYTIEAIRRKPVSEQIQAVGLRIGMALILTLMVFALYNDLMRL from the coding sequence ATGCAGATCATTGAGACCATTCTTTCGCTGGCGTTAACGCTGGGCATTCTGGTGACCATTCATGAATACGGGCATTTCTGGGTAGCCCGCCGTTTTGGCGTAAAGGTCCTACGCTTTTCGGTCGGTTTCGGTAAACCTATATGGTCCTGGTATGACCGCCACGGCACTGAGTTTGCTGTGGCTGCGATTCCATTGGGTGGCTATGTAAAAATGCTGGACGCCCGTGAGGGGACGGTGCCGCCGGAGCTGAGCGATCAGGCGTTTACCTCGAAGTCGCCGTATCAGCGCATTGCCATAGCGGCGGCCGGACCCGCGGCCAACTTTATATTCGCCATTGCTGCCTATTGGCTGCTGGCGGTGGTCGGCGTGACCACGGTTGCGCCTATTATCGGCTCGGTAGCACCGGGCTCGGTGGCCGAACGTGTCGGCCTTGCGCCTGGTATGGAATTGACGGAAGTTGACGGTCACGGTGTCAGCTCTTGGCGCAGCGTTAACATGCGCCTGCTGGAGCGTGCCGGCGAACATGGTACAGTGACCTTCGCCGTAACCAGCGGCCAGGGCCAGGGCTTATTTCAGGGCGAGCTGGGCGGATGGAAGCTGAGCACCGATACGCCCGATCCGCTCAGCGAATTTGGTATTGTGCCCGATCGCCCGGCTATACCGCCGGTGTTGGGGATGATCTCCGCAGATGGCCGCGCCAGCGCTGCCGGACTTCAACCGGGCGACCGAATAATCGCGGTAGATGGCGAGCCGATTGAGAACTGGTTTGGCCTGGTTGAGCGCGTTCGACAATCGCCAGAGCAAAGCCTGGTGCTGCGTTTTGAACGCGAAGGCGCCGAGCGCGAGCTGAGTATTGTTCCAGCGGCAAAAACTACAGACGATGGTGAAATAATTGGCTTGATTGGGGCCGGTGTGCAGGTGCCGGAATGGCCGGAAGGCAGCCTGCGCGAAATCAGTTATGGCCCGCTGGCGGCATTTCCGATTGCGGTTGAAGAAACCTGGGCCGATACTCGCTTGACGCTGGTGGCCATCAAAAAAATGCTGACCGGATTGTTGTCGCCCAGCAATCTGAGTGGGCCCATTACCATTGCCCGTGTTGCCGAAGCCAGCGTGAGTTCCGGATTTGAAGACTTTGTGCGGTTTCTGGCCTACCTGAGTGTCAGCCTTGGTGTGCTGAATCTGCTGCCGGTGCCGGTACTTGATGGGGGCCATATTTTGTACTACACAATCGAGGCGATCCGTCGTAAGCCGGTGTCTGAGCAAATACAGGCCGTTGGATTAAGAATTGGTATGGCTTTGATACTGACTTTAATGGTGTTTGCTCTTTACAACGACCTTATGCGGTTGTGA
- the lpxA gene encoding acyl-ACP--UDP-N-acetylglucosamine O-acyltransferase, producing MAPRDWSGVHPQAIVDASAKLADNVTVGPWSYIGPGVEIGEGTEIMSHVVIKGPTVIGRNNRIFQFSSVGEECQDKKYAGEPTRLVIGDNNTIRENCTVHRGTVQDQGETRIGNDNLLMAYVHVAHDCVLGDNIILANCTTLAGHVTLDDYAILGGGTMVHQFCHIGAHSMAAGGSIVLKDIPAYVMASGQSAQPYGMNVEGLKRRGFGKDILASLRRAYKVIYRQGLTTEQAIKALETDFADVPEITPLIESLRRADRGIIR from the coding sequence ATGGCGCCACGTGATTGGTCCGGAGTGCATCCCCAGGCGATTGTTGATGCCTCAGCCAAGCTTGCAGATAACGTGACCGTTGGCCCCTGGAGCTACATAGGCCCGGGTGTTGAAATCGGGGAAGGCACCGAAATCATGTCCCACGTGGTCATCAAAGGACCGACCGTTATTGGTCGCAATAATCGAATCTTCCAGTTTTCCAGTGTTGGCGAAGAATGCCAAGACAAAAAGTACGCTGGCGAGCCCACCCGCCTGGTGATTGGCGACAACAACACCATTCGTGAAAACTGCACCGTGCATCGCGGCACCGTGCAAGACCAGGGTGAAACCCGCATCGGCAACGACAACCTGCTGATGGCGTATGTGCATGTTGCCCACGACTGCGTGCTGGGGGATAACATCATTTTGGCCAACTGCACTACTCTGGCGGGCCACGTGACCCTGGACGACTACGCCATACTGGGTGGCGGTACCATGGTGCATCAATTCTGCCACATTGGCGCCCACAGCATGGCGGCTGGCGGCAGTATCGTGCTGAAAGACATACCCGCTTACGTTATGGCCAGCGGCCAGTCTGCGCAGCCCTACGGCATGAATGTGGAAGGCCTGAAACGTCGCGGTTTTGGTAAAGACATCCTGGCCAGTTTGCGTAGAGCCTATAAGGTGATTTATCGCCAGGGGTTAACCACCGAGCAAGCCATCAAGGCGCTGGAAACCGACTTTGCCGACGTGCCAGAAATTACACCGTTGATTGAATCGCTACGCCGGGCCGATCGCGGCATCATTCGCTGA
- a CDS encoding OmpH family outer membrane protein has translation MSRITLIVAAAIMALSFPAMAETRIGVVDLRQALFASSSAKTFSEKLQQDFAGDEVAVREAQEKARAMQDRLQKDGAMMNDSERDKLAGEFQQTVQQFNALKQRLDTTVSQRKQAFLEAARPQVDVAVKELLDENDLDLILPSEAVVYVIPDLNLTEKLLEKLNR, from the coding sequence ATGTCCCGCATAACCCTGATTGTGGCTGCGGCCATAATGGCACTGTCGTTTCCCGCCATGGCTGAAACTCGTATTGGTGTGGTAGACCTGCGACAGGCCTTGTTTGCTTCAAGCAGCGCAAAAACCTTTAGCGAAAAATTGCAGCAGGATTTCGCCGGCGACGAAGTGGCGGTTCGTGAAGCGCAGGAAAAGGCGCGGGCGATGCAGGACCGCCTGCAAAAAGACGGCGCCATGATGAACGACAGTGAGCGGGATAAGCTGGCCGGCGAATTTCAACAGACCGTGCAACAGTTCAATGCCTTGAAGCAACGCCTGGATACCACCGTGTCACAGCGCAAGCAGGCGTTTCTTGAAGCGGCCCGCCCGCAGGTGGATGTCGCGGTAAAAGAACTGCTGGACGAAAACGACCTTGACCTGATTTTACCGAGCGAAGCGGTGGTTTACGTGATACCGGATCTGAACTTGACCGAGAAGCTCCTGGAGAAACTGAACCGTTAA